The bacterium genome includes the window GGTGTAGTGCGCCCGCCTTCGGGATTAGGAATTACTGATGCCTGCCCCTGCTCAACAATAGCGACGCAAGAATTCGTCGTTCCAAGATCAATTCCTATTACTTTTGGCATAATTAGTTAAACCTCCTTAAAAAGATCAGTTTCGCTGTCAGCGATACTTTCTTTAGAATCTTTTAACTTTTCTTTAATAACAATAACCTGCGCAGGCCGAAGAACCCTGTCGGCCAGCATGAATCCTTTCTTTACTTCCTCAACAACCTCACCTGGTTTCGAACCCTCTCTTTCAATAAATCCTAAAGCCTCAGCTCTAGAGGGATCAAAGGTCTGCCCCAGCATGCTGAAAGCAACCAAACCATGCTGCATAAGTATCTTTTTTAGTTGCTCGAAAATAAGCTCGACCCCGCGCCTGTAAGACTCAAATTCTTCAGG containing:
- a CDS encoding nucleotide exchange factor GrpE; amino-acid sequence: MLSKGPVTKLKEELRAKETEIAELRSLALRTAADFDNARKRWNREVEEIRSYASSIIMKDMIDVWDNFERALSHETAHNSPEEFESYRRGVELIFEQLKKILMQHGLVAFSMLGQTFDPSRAEALGFIEREGSKPGEVVEEVKKGFMLADRVLRPAQVIVIKEKLKDSKESIADSETDLFKEV